A stretch of DNA from Mycolicibacterium celeriflavum:
TCACGACCGAAACACCGTTCTGCGCGTACTCGGCGGCCAAGGCGATCACGTCGACGGTGGTGCACATGCTCGTCGAGCGCGGATGTTTTTCGCTCGACGATCGCGTCTGCGAATACCTGCCCAGCTACACCAGCCACGGCAAGCACCGCACCACGATCCGACACGTGATGACCCACAGCGCGGGGATTCCGATCCACACCGGGCCGCGCCCGGACCTGAGCCGCATGGACGACAGCGAGTACACCCGCGAGAAGCTGGGCGAACTCAAACCGCTGTATCGGCCCGGACTCGTGCACATTTATCACGGGTTGACCTGGGGTCCGCTGATCCGCGAGATCGTCGGCGCCGCAGCGGGTCGCAACATCCGCGATGTCCTGGCGTCCGAGATCCTCGAGCCGCTCGGCTTCCGGTGGACCAATTACGGCGTTGCGGCACAAGATGTTCCGTTGGTTGCCCCGAGCCACGCGACCGGTAAGGAGCTCCCGCAACCGGCCGCCACCGTGTTCCGGTTGGCGGTCGGCGGCTCGTTGTACAAAATCATCCCGTTCTCCAACAGCCCGCAGTACCTCACCAGCGTCCTACCGTCGTCGAACACCGTGTCCACCGCCTTCGAGCTGTCACGGTTCGCCGAATTGTTGCGCCGCGGCGGCGAACTCGACGGTGTGCGGGTGCTGGCGCCCGAGACGCTACGCGCGGCGACCGCCGAATGTCGAAGGCTGCGACCGGATGTCGCGGTCGGGCTGGCGCCGCTGCGCTGGGGCACCGGTTACATGCTGGGGTCGAAGCGGTTCGGGCCGTTCGGCCGCAATGCAGCGTCGGCGTTCGGGCACACCGGGCTGACTAACATCGCCGTCTGGGCCGATCCGCAACGCGGGCTCGCCGCGGGAGTGATCAGCAGCGGCAAGCCCGGACCGCATCGCGAGGCCGACCGGTACACCGCACTGCTGGACTGCATCACCTCAGAGCTTGCGCGAAACTGAGTCAGCGCGCACACCGCGGTAGATGCCGCGCCAGACGATCCAGGGCATCAGCACCCGATCGATCGACCAGCCGGGAAAGCCGACTGCCTGACCACGGGGCGTGAACACCTCGAGCCCGTCGGGTTGCGGTCCGAGCACCGAACCCCAGCGACGGCTCGCCGGCCGGTAGGACCGCAACGGCTTCCCAGCGAATTCGGCGCGAATGTTGTGGGCCAACAGGCCGTCGGCGCGGTTGCGGGCCGACGTGCGCAGCGGATCGGTCGCGGCGACGTCACCGATCGCGAACACACCGCGCTGCCCCGGAACCCGAAGCTCCGGCGTCACTCGGACGAAGCCGTGCTCGTCGAGTAACTCCGGTGGCAGCCACTGCGTGTTGGGGCGAACCCGGCCGATCGCCCATAGCACCGCATCCGCGGCGGTTTCGGGTTGGCCGGTGCTCCACCGCACCGGCCCGGTGGTGAGGTCGTCGCACCCGAAGCCGTCCGGCACGATGGCCCGGTGACCGGCGTGCACTTCGACGCCGAACTCGCTGAGTCGGCGGCTCACCCTGCCCCAGACGCGGGGGTGGTGATGCACCAGTGCGCGGTCGCCGGGGAGGTACAGCCCGATGCGCTTGTCGGGGTGGGTGCGGGCCAGGTTGGCGGCACTGCTCACCGCCGCGGCGCCGCCGCCGATGACGATCACCGAACGGGCTGCGGCCAGGCGCTGATGCGCCGCACGGAGGTCTGC
This window harbors:
- the lipE gene encoding lipase LipE, with the translated sequence MTDLRAEGRIRVPADLDAVTAVGEEDHSGVDPASIERIWDAARHWYRAGMHPAIQVCLRRNGRVVLNRAIGHGWGNGPADPPDAEKVPVTTETPFCAYSAAKAITSTVVHMLVERGCFSLDDRVCEYLPSYTSHGKHRTTIRHVMTHSAGIPIHTGPRPDLSRMDDSEYTREKLGELKPLYRPGLVHIYHGLTWGPLIREIVGAAAGRNIRDVLASEILEPLGFRWTNYGVAAQDVPLVAPSHATGKELPQPAATVFRLAVGGSLYKIIPFSNSPQYLTSVLPSSNTVSTAFELSRFAELLRRGGELDGVRVLAPETLRAATAECRRLRPDVAVGLAPLRWGTGYMLGSKRFGPFGRNAASAFGHTGLTNIAVWADPQRGLAAGVISSGKPGPHREADRYTALLDCITSELARN
- a CDS encoding FAD-dependent oxidoreductase, with the protein product MSRARVVVAGLGDSGVLTAIKLARHADVVGISAKPGLLSGQELGMRLSRPDDWARYNWITFDRFRGLDRVRTLHGTLTGVDLAARKVFVQRGDGSTLAEPYDALVISTGVTNGFWRQSRLQSADEIAADLRAAHQRLAAARSVIVIGGGAAAVSSAANLARTHPDKRIGLYLPGDRALVHHHPRVWGRVSRRLSEFGVEVHAGHRAIVPDGFGCDDLTTGPVRWSTGQPETAADAVLWAIGRVRPNTQWLPPELLDEHGFVRVTPELRVPGQRGVFAIGDVAATDPLRTSARNRADGLLAHNIRAEFAGKPLRSYRPASRRWGSVLGPQPDGLEVFTPRGQAVGFPGWSIDRVLMPWIVWRGIYRGVRADSVSRKL